ACAGTTGTAGTAGTAAGTTGTTTCATTGGTGGTAGTGCAAATTGGTAGTCAGTAGTTTTGTTGATTTCTGATTGATTAAAGAGTTATACCTGTATTGATTTGTCATTGGTAGTTCAGTTGTACAGGATCGAGTTAATTAGTATTATTTGGTAAAGTACATTGTACACGAAGTTTTCGTGCATGGTTGGTTCAGTTAATTTACTGTTTTGAAATCGAAATCCATCTTCCGGTTCTTCCTTCTGATTCATATGCTTGTTGTGCAGTtccgttgttgttgttgttgtttttttttttttagatgtgtGCAGTTCCTATGTGTTGATGCCACCAGGGCTGATGTCGTAACCGTCTTTAACATGATCTCTGCGTGCCTGTTCATGCGCCCGCTCATCACTTCCCCGTCCTCCTTTCACGCTTATCTGCATAAGCCATGCATGCTGGCTCCCTGAAAGTTTTACCATGCGTTTGTGGTGGTGCCTGGTGTGCAGGAACGGATGAACAGCAGCAATCTCAAAGTAGCTCTTGGTGTACCGTACAATATTAtgtttgtactccctctggtCCGGTTTAGACTGAGGTTGCTCACAATTTGCTATAACTAGTAGAAATTTCGAGCTGTGAATTTGGCTAAACACCGTGAGATCTCCCTTCATTGATTAATTATACTTGAGGTGTCCGGTAAACAAACTGTTCAGCTTCTGGTCCCTTTAACTGCCACATGGTGAATTATGAATACGCAAGATTGATACAGAGGATTATGCAAGTCTTGTGTTTCATTCCACATTGTTGTGTGTCGTTATCAGGCGCGCTTTCGTAGGTGCCAGAGATGTATGTGTGCGTGGGTTAATTGATGAGCAAACTAGCGAAAGATAGAAAGGGGAACAATCAGCGCTAGCAGCACCGATCAGTTGATTTTGCCTTAGCATAGCGATATCGAAGGCAAAACGATCCATCCATAGAACTCCGGCCATGCAGCGATGGGTTACCAACATAGAAGAAGATAGACTTTTTGAAAAGTAATCTTGCTAAAAGCTGAAACTAGAGCTTTTTTCGAAAAGTGGGGGAATCCCCAAACTAGAGCTGATTTACTAGCCAAACACAAATCTTACTGTTCGAGAGTTCATACATAGGTGAAGTTGATCTAAAGGTCAATTGAAGTTTAGATGGAGTGAAACTCTTCCAAACACACCGGTTCCAAGATGAATTCATGCTCCAAcaaaaatgtttatttttccACCTAGGTTACAACGGAAATACATGGGCTACCAAACACATGTGTGAAGATGACGCAAAATCAGAACATTGCCCTTTTTTTGACTGTTTTTTCTACGGGACGAGAACATTGCCTTTTCTTGGAAGGTTGGTGTAATAAAAGCGAGACTTTGATATTTCAATCCCTGAAACCACAAACTCTGTGATGGTACCTGCAAGAACCTGTGCATAATTTTCTTTCACTTTAAAGATAGTTGTTGATTTACTACATGACCTTgatcttttcgaaaaaaaaaagacacgtTGGCTAGGATCACACCTCTCTTGATTCAACGGACCTAGCATTATTAAGgaagcataaaaaaaatatgaaaatcaTTTCATTTCCCATCCCACAGTCAATCTCTCTTTTAGGGGATGCAATCCTTCGTGGCCAATTGTTTTGGTTATCATTTCATCCGCCAGTTGTTCATTTGTTTTCcctagttttctttttcgagCAAGTTTATTTGTTCCAGAAAGCACCAGATTCTGCCTACAGGCCAGAGCCCAAGTCCCAAATGGACGATGGAATCACAcgggctcttcttctttctcaacTGGGCCTTGGGCAGTAAAGAGAAGCAGCCCACCTGGCCGCCCCAACGGAACCTTCCGGATCCGACGGCCGGAAATCTCGCGTGGGACGAAAGCTAGCGTGTGATGCGAtccacgcgcgccgcccgagATCCAGCGGCCACAATTCCTGCGTCCATCCAAAGCTAATAAAACCCAGgaccaggaaaaaaaatcaataaacGCGGCCGCAGCTATATAacccccctcctccgcctccacggGCTCGCCCAATTCCAATTCGAATACTAGGGTTTtgttgctcctcctcgccgcccccCCTCcgcaccgccgtcgccgcctctTTCCAATGGTGAGTTCCTCGACCGCCAATGGTTTTCGCTTGATTTCGCCGTGTGTGGCTCGGGATCCGGTGTCGTGTGTGTCTGATCTCTGCTGTTTTGGGTTGTGTTCCAGGCGCTGCCGAACCAGGGGACCGTCGATTACCCCAGCTTCAAGCTCGTCATCGTCGGCGATGGCGGGACTGGTGAGTTCCTCGGCTCTTATGTGTCATATGGATTTGATTGAGGATGCCGTGATCTGTTTGATTAGTGTACTCGGTCGAGATCTGATCGGTTATGGACTTGATAGTTCTATGTGGCCTCCGAAATCTTGGGGTATGTTATGTCTCTTGATTGCATCAAGATATCTGGGGTTGCTCGTGAGATGTTAGGGTTTGGTTATTGATTGGCAGgtggtagtttttttttatacgCATGCAAATCGATTAGATCATGGATTTCATCTAGCACAGCGCCACCGAATTATATTTGCTATTGAAGTTACTAAAAAAGCTGTGATATGTAATTACCATCAAAATAGATACCATGAAATTTTTATAACCAGATGGAATTTGGAATTTGTGATGTTTAGAGCGATTGCCCTGATAAGCATTTTAGAATTAGTTTAAGCTTGTCTTCATTTAAGTAGGACTAAATTCTTGTGGATTGATCATTCCCTCAAGGAATATGCTTGAAATGTTTGAGATATGATGTGTGGTTCAAATAAACAACCTAGCTTGAAGTAGAAGTTGTGCATTCGAGTGTATTGCTTAAATGACAGTTCTCGCACTTACAACTCTTTTTTAAATCAAATCATTACATTTGAGAGAATAGTGTCTGCTGGTTTTGCATTCCACATGTCGTTAATAATTGAATCAACATATGTTACAGCAGTACTCATCTTTGTTACTACATGTAGTTTTGTTTGCTCTCCGTGGTTTCCATTTGTGATCCTATCATTCACAACTTGCTTTGACATTTGCTGCTTTTTTGTTTGCAGGTAAAACCACATTCGTGAAGAGGCATCTCACCGGAGAGTttgaaaagaaatatgaacgtatGTGTGAACTTGACTAAATTTCTCTTTGACACCTATTGGCATGAATAACAGCTCAAAACTGCCATGTATTTTCCATTGCAGCAACAATTGGTGTTGAAGTTCACCCATTGGATTTCACCACCAACTGTGGAAAGATCCGTTTCTACTGCTGGGACACTGCTGGGCAAGAGAAGTTTGGTGGCCTTAGGGATGGATATTAGTAAGTGTTATGTGTATAATTCTGAAAATGCTGTGCAGTTTCATCTAATATCTCTGCATATGATATATGATGTTCTTATTGTTTCATAGAAAAACTAGTATTTCTCATATGCAATAAGCAAATGTGCCCACTTTTCCTCATTTGTTTAAACAGCGGTTCTGTTCCATGTTTATCATGTATATTGGTTTACATGTACTTGATTATGCAAATTATAGTTTCCATTAGTTTGTCTGATTGTTCTTCTCTAATTATTTTACAGTATCCATGGTCAGTGTGCGATAATAATGTTTGATGTCACTTCAAGGCTGACCTACAAGAATGTTCCTACCTGGCACAGGGACTTGTGCAGGTTTGTTTCTGTAGCAATCAACTTCATGAAATGTGAAGTTCTGTCTTCTGAGTTCTGATAGCCAGTTTTGTTCTTTTGCAGGGTGTGCGAGAACATCCCCATTGTCCTCTGTGGTAACAAGGTTGATGTGAAGAACAGGCAGGTTAAAGCTAAGCAGGTTACATTCCACAGGAAGAAGAACCTGCAGTACTATGAAATTTCTGCCAAGAGCAACTACAACTTTGAGAAGCCCTTCCTTTACCTTGCAAGGAAATTGGCTGGGTAACTGTCTATCTATTCTATTGTTTTGCCTGTTCATCTTATCTTATAATCTATCATCATGTATGCTCTGTTATTAACTGTTTGTGGTCTGTGATGTTAGCGATGCCAACATTCACTTTGTTGAGGCTGTTGCTCTGAAGCCTCCGGAAATTGTCTTGGACCTGGCAATGCAGCAACAGTGAGTGCCATCCCTGTTCATGTCCATTTGGATTATAGGCTGCATGTTCAGTTTGTTTGGATTAGAGGCTGCATGTTCAGTTTGAATTGCTCATGGTGTTTGACCATTGCTTTGCAGGCATGAAGCTGAGCTTGCGGCCGCTGCAGCGCAACCACTGCctgatgacgatgacgatcTTGTCGAGTAGAGAGAGGATCATGAGTCTTATCACATACTCTGAGATTGAGTGTTGCTTCTACAAGAGTCTCGTTAGGTTGGATGCTTGATAGATTCAAGCTCCGTCAGCGGGATGTTTTCCTGCCTAGTCTGATGGGTTGAAAAACTCTTTGCTGTGTGACATTGTTCTACCTGTTTGCCATGGATTTGTTGTTGGCGCTCGCACCTTGCTGTGTTTACTTTACCTCTTCATGGTTCATCTGAATTATATTATGCCATTCGGCTTTACTGTGGAGATGCTATATACCTTGTCTGCTTGATATTTCGTCATGCCGTTTGCCGCTGTCGTGTTCCGTTAAACTGAGCTGTGTCTGAAGATTGTCTAGACTCTGGAGAGTAGATAGGCAGGAATTGGAACAACCTTAATGCTGAAACGCGAACTTTGAAACTCGCTCAATTTCCTACGTCGATTGATCCTGCGCCACTGCCTGGCCACGTTGGCCGTAGGGTTGCTGTCGGAGATGTTTTGCGCCTGCCTCTCTCCCTGAAGCTTGAGTCTTTTGGCCTGCCATCGAGCACGTAGAAGTCCAGCTTGACGCTTGCTGTTGCTCATTTTGCCGTGCCATCGTGCAAGTCGCCATGAAAAACAACTGTAGTGCGCAGGTTGTCACTCCCTCGGCCAGGCAAAACGCACCGCACAGCGCACAGGGGCGGACACGTCGAAAACCTCAGCAAACTTTTGATCCCATCCACGGATCCGCCGCTTCATTGCTCGCTCTCCTCTGTTaaagccgccgcctccactaGACCACTACCCACCCCTCCAGCTCCAGGCCACCACAGCTAAACACTCGCTCCCTGCGCGTTCGAGAGAGAGCTCAAGCGAGAGGAGCCGAGGcccaaatccaaatccaaatcccaCGCCCGCACGCCGAGATGAGGTCGTCGCTGCTGAGATCCGCGTCGCAGcacctgcgccgccgcggctacgcctccgccgcgggggGCCAACCGGAGCGGAAGGTGGCCATcctcggcgcggcgggcggcatCGGCCAGCCCCTGGCGCTCCTCATGAAGCTCAACCCGCtcgtctcctccctctccctctacGACATCGCCGCCACCCCCGGCGTCGCAGCCGACGTCTCCCACATCAACTCGCCCGCCCTTGTCCGTCTCTTCTACCCCGCGTCCACCTCCCCGCTAGTCGCTACCTCGCTTGGGTTCCATGGATCTGACTGACGGTGCTGGGGTTTTGGGGAATTTTCGCTGCAGGTCAAGGGGTTCGTGGGGGATGACCAGCTCGGGGAGGCGCTGGAGGGGGCCGACCTGGTGATCATCCCGGCCGGGGTGCCCAGGAAGCCCGGCATGACCAGGGACGACCTCTTCAAGATCAACGCCGGCATTGTCAAGGGCCTCTGCACCGCCATCTCCAAGTACTGCCCCAACGTAAGCATATAAATCCTCGCTCACTCCGCCACTGTCACTGTAGATCTGCAGTAGACGCACGTAGATTTGGTTCCCAAATGTGGAAATTCTGCTTTTTGGCTGCTTGGAATTGATTGTCCTTGCCTGCCAGGGGTGTAGTCTTGTGTTTATTTATGGTCTGGGGCAGTGTGCAGTCACAGAGTCACCTAGGATTGGTAGTTGCTAGAGTGTGTTTGTTTGCCCCAAATGAACCAACCAAATTGCCACTGTCAAATGAGGTCTTACTTTCCTGCCACAATGTTGAATGCTGTTTCTAGGAGGCAGGTTTGCTTCAGACTTTGTTTGCTAGGCGCCCACGCTTGCTCAGACTTTGTTTTGCACTTTGAGCTTCTTGTTTCCATGCTATTGTGCACTGTATAGTGGTATGCTGCTATGACAAGGTGGCACCGGTGGGGTTTTTTCTTGGAGTACAGTATTCCAAGGTGTCAGGTGTCGTTAGTGAAGTTATTTTTGTTTAATATATATCATTCTAATTGTGGACTTGTCATATGTATGCTTGTTTAGGCTCTTGTCAATATGATCAGCAACCCTGTCAACTCGACTGTCCCGATTGCAGCTGAGGTGTTCAAGAAGGCTGGTACTTACGATGAGAAGAAGCTGTTTGGTGTTACCACTCTTGATGTTGTTCGTGCCAAGACATTCTATGCTGGAAAGGCGAACGTGCCCGTTACTGGTATTGAGATGATATTTTACCTGACAACTACAGGGAACTTTGAGCTTACGTTTCCGGATTTATTTCCCTGCCCTTCCTATCTGAGTGGTTGCTGTGATCTTTTGTAGGGGTGAATGTTCCTGTTGTCGGTGGCCATGCTGGTATTACTATCCTGCCACTGTTCTCACAGGTGTTACATCttagtatcttttttttcccctcaAATTCCTTCAATAACAAACCTAATTGCCACTTGTTGTAATAGAACTTTATAGCACAGATttgagaaattattttgaaccCTGCTGGCAAAACATGCAATGAGGTTTAGTGAAGAGAATGCATTTGTTGGATATGAGTTAACACAGTATCCCAATCTCCTGTAATAATTTTCCGTCTGTCTATCACTGAAATGCTATGCAACTGATGCCATATTAATTTTGTGCTGTGTGAACCATATGCCGTGCTGCCTATCTCTCATGCTAACAACTCAATCTTTACATTTGATATAGGCTACTCCTTCAAGCAATGCATTGTCCCACGAAGACCTCAAGGCCCTCACCAAGAGGACACAAGACGGTGGAACGGAAGTTGTTGAAGCAAAGGCCGGAAAGGGCTCCGCAACACTATCGATGGCGTAAGTCTATAAAGCACATGGACATTCCTGGAATATCCTTTCTCTACCGGTTATGCTCTTGAAACTAGCATGCTATTGTTGAATTATTCCTGTGTTTGTGATATTTACAGAATGTCAAAGTAGCATAGAATATAATTTCTTCTGTACTCTCTACTCTGTAACTAGCTCCATCAGCAGGGCGTCCTGGCCTTTCTTCATATACTTTTCTCAGGAAAACTAATTTCGTGATACATCTCAAGTAGGTTCGATCCTTAGGCTGTTGTCCACTTATACATTGGCCTGGTTTACTCTTTTGTTCACCATTTTTCTTGAATTGCTAATATCCTGTGCTAGCAACATATGACCAAAGTTTCTGATCTATATGCTCTAACTAAGTAGTGTGGTGTAGTTGCTGCCATTTCCATTTGATTGTATGTCTACATCAGTGTGTTTCTACCAAAATTGGGCGACTTGCAGTGTTTTCGGTCATCAGCCGTTGCACTTACACTTAACTGTATAAATGAAACCGAGATGTCCCTTACCAAAGGCTGAGATTATGAGTTATAATAGACCCTCCATGCCTGAGGAACTTTTGCTGACCGGTGACAGTAGAGATTATTTCCAAAATAATCTAATTCCACTTTATTAATCTACAGTTACTCTTTTGATGTGAAATATGTACTCACTTCGAAGCGGGAAATATTATCTGAAAATGAAATGATATATATGTAGAGAAATTTCATAGTACATTTCTGTTTTACGTAACACACTGATGCAATATTGATCAAactttgtttctgttttataTACTGATAGATTTTATCCTTTGTCCCAGCTATGCTGGTGCAGTTTTTGGAGATGCATGCTTGAAAGGGCTCAACGGAGTTCCTGACATCATAGAGTGCTCTTTTGTGCAATCAACCGTAACAGACCTGCCATTCTTTGCCTCCAAGGTGATTTTCTTTCGTGCTTGTATAACACAGTTCAGCAGTTGTGTGCTGCAAGATGATTTGTACATAGTTCctctttgttttcattttttccaTATTAAATGCACAAGTTACCAATATTTTCACTCTTATACATATTTTGCTGCATGCTTATTTTTTATAAGCTTAGtccagttttttttactcCAAAAACAATTATACAGAGTGTTAGTTAGTGTTCTCATCAGAGTAGTGTAGTTGCAGATATATACTTGAAGTTGATTCTTGAGTTACTCCAATAACACAACTTTTGTTGATTCTTGAGTTTATGAAGTTGCCATCTCTGTAGAGAGTTTGCCATGTGTCGACTGGAAAGTATGGAAGTATTGCCATTCTGCCTATAAGTTTGCTAAGCATCAATTAGTGGTAAAGATAAATACTACCCTGGACTGTTCTGAAAAGATCAGTTCAAAAACTGAGTGAAAATTCTGAATCAATTGATTTACAGTGATCCCTGAAAACTGGCCAAATTCAGAAGGCCGTTTTAACCTTTCATGAAATCCTTGAACAGTTCATAACAAGTTCAGGGTTGTTGGTAGATATGGAGTAGTATGCTACGTCCAAGGTACTTCTGGAAAGTAGCATTGTGCTTGCTTTGAGAataaatttttgtttttagcCTGCTGCAGTTTTGGTTTTACATTTGATCCTTGGAACTGTCCAGACCCTGGCCGTTTTAACCTTTCATGAAATCCTTGAACAGTGCTCATAACAAGTTCTGAGTAGTTGGCACATCCATGGTACTTCCGGAAAGTAGGAATGTACATGCTTTGAGAATAAATTTTTGTAAATGCTTATTGGAAAATTGTTGATTTGTGCCACAACATTGGGTTGGCAAGCTGAACACTAGTGTCCTTTGATCTTACAGGTGAGGCTAGGCAAGAACGGAGTGGAGGAAGTGATCGGGCTGGGTGAGCTGTCCGCCTTTGAGAAGGAGGGTCTCGAGAGCCTCAAGGGCGAGCTGATGTCTTCCATCGAGAAGGGTATCAAGTTTGCGCAGGAGAACTAAGCAGCCTGCTCTATTCTAACGATTCATACATGAACTTGATGGGATTTTTTTGGTTCGACTGCTTCCCCTGCCCCCTTTTGCTCGGGGCATTGACGCCTCAGTATTCCACAATAAAATGTAGCGGCTTGATGCCAAACTGAGCAGAACTTGCAAGTACACTACCATCATGAAGCAAACAGAAGGTTTGGTGGAAATCGCTTCGATTTGCTGTTTTTGTTCTACAAGGATAGGTCATTGATCTGTCGATTAGGTATCAGTGGAAATCGCTTTGATTTGTCATCTGCGTTCTACAAGGACGGGTCATCTATCTGTCGATTCCGTGTGGTACCCTGTCATTGATGCTGTGGTGCTGTTCTTTAGAGAGATTCGGCAGCAATTGAATTCCGTTATGCACTGTTAAGAACACGTTCTGCTGTTAATGCATGCGTGCTAAGACGAGACCGCATAGGGGATCGATGCCAACTGCCAGCCCAAGTGTGTAAGCAACAAACGTTGCTGATGAGATGAGACTAGGCCTCTGCCTTTTCTGGTTAGTTGGAGCTTGGAAGAAGGCAATTAACCAGCACACCAACTTTAGGGACGGGGCGTGATGACGGATGCATTACCAATCCGGGACATCCATGGCCCCTTTCGACGACCAAACTTTCCTCCATAAAGCCCCAATTTGTAGATGCATGTGCCTTCAAGGT
The Brachypodium distachyon strain Bd21 chromosome 2, Brachypodium_distachyon_v3.0, whole genome shotgun sequence genome window above contains:
- the LOC100832241 gene encoding GTP-binding nuclear protein Ran-2, giving the protein MALPNQGTVDYPSFKLVIVGDGGTGKTTFVKRHLTGEFEKKYEPTIGVEVHPLDFTTNCGKIRFYCWDTAGQEKFGGLRDGYYIHGQCAIIMFDVTSRLTYKNVPTWHRDLCRVCENIPIVLCGNKVDVKNRQVKAKQVTFHRKKNLQYYEISAKSNYNFEKPFLYLARKLAGDANIHFVEAVALKPPEIVLDLAMQQQHEAELAAAAAQPLPDDDDDLVE
- the LOC100832550 gene encoding malate dehydrogenase 1, mitochondrial — translated: MRSSLLRSASQHLRRRGYASAAGGQPERKVAILGAAGGIGQPLALLMKLNPLVSSLSLYDIAATPGVAADVSHINSPALVKGFVGDDQLGEALEGADLVIIPAGVPRKPGMTRDDLFKINAGIVKGLCTAISKYCPNALVNMISNPVNSTVPIAAEVFKKAGTYDEKKLFGVTTLDVVRAKTFYAGKANVPVTGVNVPVVGGHAGITILPLFSQATPSSNALSHEDLKALTKRTQDGGTEVVEAKAGKGSATLSMAYAGAVFGDACLKGLNGVPDIIECSFVQSTVTDLPFFASKVRLGKNGVEEVIGLGELSAFEKEGLESLKGELMSSIEKGIKFAQEN